A single region of the Xylanibacillus composti genome encodes:
- the hisC gene encoding histidinol-phosphate transaminase, whose protein sequence is MKPKSRIVHLPVYQPGKPIEEVKRELGLDKVIKLASNENPFGCSPKAREAILAELDSTHIYPDGGAVALTAALSERLGVQPNQIIFGAGSDEVILMLTRAYLLPGDETVMATHTFPQYKHNAEIEGATVIEVPLKDGKHDLEAMLAACTEKTKIVWICNPNNPTGTIVTHAEVEQFMRGCSPETMVVLDEAYVEYIATPDFPDGLSLLKQYPNLVLLRTFSKIYGLASLRIGYGVGHPDVIHAVNQVREPFNTTRYGQAAALASLGDDSFVKECRERNLEGIQLIQGRLDELGLDYFPAYGNFIMIHTGRPALAVFEALLRHGIIVRGGHSLGYPESIRVTVGSREENEAFLIALEDVLKTVSA, encoded by the coding sequence ATGAAGCCGAAATCACGTATTGTTCATTTGCCCGTATATCAGCCGGGCAAGCCGATTGAGGAAGTCAAGCGGGAACTCGGGCTGGACAAAGTCATCAAGCTGGCGTCGAACGAAAATCCGTTCGGCTGCTCGCCGAAAGCGCGGGAAGCCATACTTGCCGAGCTCGATTCCACACATATTTATCCGGACGGGGGGGCTGTTGCTCTAACGGCAGCTCTAAGCGAGCGGCTGGGCGTTCAGCCGAACCAGATTATCTTCGGAGCAGGCTCGGACGAAGTGATCCTGATGCTGACACGCGCCTACTTGCTGCCCGGAGACGAAACCGTAATGGCCACCCACACGTTCCCCCAGTATAAGCACAATGCGGAAATAGAAGGAGCTACGGTGATTGAGGTTCCTCTTAAGGACGGAAAGCACGATCTGGAGGCGATGCTTGCGGCATGCACAGAGAAGACGAAAATCGTCTGGATTTGCAATCCGAACAACCCGACCGGAACGATTGTGACCCATGCCGAGGTCGAGCAATTTATGCGCGGCTGCTCGCCCGAAACGATGGTGGTGCTCGATGAGGCCTATGTGGAATATATCGCAACACCGGACTTTCCGGATGGCCTGTCGCTCTTGAAGCAGTATCCGAATTTGGTGCTGCTGCGGACATTTTCCAAGATCTATGGTCTGGCTTCCTTGCGCATCGGCTACGGAGTCGGACATCCGGATGTGATTCATGCTGTCAATCAAGTGAGAGAGCCGTTCAATACTACGCGGTATGGCCAGGCAGCGGCGCTGGCTTCATTGGGAGATGACTCATTCGTGAAGGAGTGCCGCGAGCGCAATCTCGAAGGCATCCAACTGATTCAAGGAAGGCTGGATGAACTGGGGCTGGACTATTTCCCTGCATACGGCAATTTCATCATGATTCATACAGGACGTCCGGCATTGGCCGTATTCGAAGCGCTCCTTCGCCATGGCATCATCGTGCGCGGCGGACATAGTCTCGGCTATCCGGAGTCCATTCGCGTCACGGTCGGCAGCCGTGAAGAGAACGAGGCGTTTTTGATTGCGCTGGAGGACGTGTTGAAAACCGTTAGCGCATAG
- a CDS encoding phosphoribosylanthranilate isomerase produces MTRAMVKICGLRSGEMVESVGRLPVDYIGLVFAESRRKVTPQEAGGWIRMLRKQADRPLAAGVFVNPSMAELQSVMAEAPLDMIQLHGSESPSFCKTVKEGWPKAEVFKAISIPARSTTVSPETVAEQCAPYLGSIDGLLLDTYDPHVGGGSGKTFQWSVIPFYQAWARAKKLPLFVAGGLHEGNVRELLDQYAPDGVDVSSGVETDGIKDLNKIQGFLERMERK; encoded by the coding sequence ATGACCCGAGCGATGGTGAAAATCTGTGGACTGCGTTCGGGCGAAATGGTAGAATCAGTAGGACGTTTGCCCGTAGATTATATCGGTCTGGTGTTTGCCGAAAGCAGGCGCAAGGTGACACCGCAGGAGGCAGGGGGATGGATTCGAATGCTGCGCAAGCAAGCTGACAGACCGCTTGCTGCAGGAGTGTTCGTCAACCCGTCGATGGCGGAGCTTCAGTCCGTCATGGCCGAGGCGCCATTAGATATGATTCAGCTGCACGGCAGCGAATCGCCTTCCTTCTGCAAGACGGTGAAGGAGGGCTGGCCGAAAGCGGAAGTGTTCAAGGCCATCTCTATTCCGGCACGCAGCACGACGGTTTCACCTGAGACCGTCGCCGAACAATGCGCCCCTTATCTCGGTTCTATAGATGGACTGCTGCTGGATACGTACGATCCCCATGTTGGCGGAGGAAGCGGCAAGACCTTTCAATGGTCGGTTATTCCTTTCTATCAGGCTTGGGCACGCGCCAAGAAGTTGCCGCTGTTCGTGGCAGGCGGCTTGCATGAGGGCAACGTGCGGGAGCTGCTCGACCAGTACGCGCCGGACGGTGTGGACGTATCAAGCGGGGTAGAAACGGACGGAATAAAGGATCTCAATAAAATTCAAGGCTTCCTGGAAAGGATGGAAAGAAAATGA
- a CDS encoding ubiquinol-cytochrome c reductase iron-sulfur subunit, whose amino-acid sequence MREEHNQEAHESGQHPKRARREMSRRQFLSYTLGGTGAFMVGVPLIFNLRFAVDPLLQRKEGSDFVKVAQVEEITEVPQSFRFTVHQIDGWYESDPTMEAWISRDENGNIFALSPVCKHLGCTVNWNGSGDYPDQYFCPCHGAHYTKDGEALAIAPAPLDQYEVKVDNGWVYLGGIHANERV is encoded by the coding sequence ATGAGAGAAGAACACAACCAAGAGGCGCACGAGTCGGGACAACATCCGAAGAGAGCCCGTCGCGAAATGTCCCGCCGTCAATTTCTTTCTTATACCCTCGGAGGTACCGGGGCATTCATGGTCGGCGTGCCATTGATTTTTAATCTGCGTTTTGCGGTTGATCCACTGTTGCAGAGAAAAGAAGGATCAGATTTTGTCAAAGTGGCGCAGGTTGAAGAAATTACGGAAGTGCCTCAGTCTTTCAGGTTTACTGTCCATCAGATAGACGGATGGTACGAAAGCGATCCAACTATGGAAGCATGGATCTCCAGGGATGAGAATGGAAATATCTTCGCCTTGTCACCGGTCTGCAAGCACTTGGGCTGTACGGTGAACTGGAACGGAAGCGGAGATTATCCGGATCAATACTTTTGTCCATGCCATGGCGCTCATTATACGAAGGATGGGGAGGCACTCGCCATCGCTCCGGCGCCGCTTGACCAATATGAAGTAAAGGTGGACAACGGCTGGGTTTACCTGGGCGGTATTCACGCGAACGAACGAGTGTAA
- a CDS encoding gamma carbonic anhydrase family protein, translating to MAYGGKSPQVGKDVYVAEGVQLIGDLTIGEQASIWFNTVLRADLAPIRIGARSNIQDGCVGHVNTDQPLLVAEEVSVGHGAIIHGCTIGKGTLIGMGAIVLNGAEIGEYALIGAGALVTENTKIPPYTLALGTPAKAVRELNEKDLLRMRRTMESYVQKGREYSLF from the coding sequence ATGGCATACGGGGGAAAATCTCCTCAAGTTGGGAAAGACGTGTATGTTGCTGAAGGTGTTCAGCTGATTGGCGACCTGACAATCGGGGAACAGGCGTCCATTTGGTTCAATACGGTACTGCGAGCGGACTTGGCGCCGATACGAATTGGCGCAAGATCGAACATTCAGGACGGCTGCGTCGGACATGTAAACACCGATCAGCCGCTGCTGGTTGCCGAGGAAGTGTCTGTCGGCCACGGGGCCATCATTCATGGCTGCACGATAGGTAAAGGCACATTAATCGGCATGGGGGCCATCGTCCTGAACGGCGCGGAAATCGGAGAATATGCTTTAATAGGGGCCGGTGCGCTCGTCACTGAGAATACCAAAATTCCGCCCTACACACTCGCTCTTGGCACCCCGGCAAAGGCGGTTAGGGAATTGAACGAAAAAGATCTGCTCCGCATGCGTCGGACAATGGAAAGCTATGTGCAGAAAGGGAGAGAGTATTCGCTTTTCTGA
- a CDS encoding IDEAL domain-containing protein produces the protein MEKMSMIYDALLSLHAEMVLDQALREFRLRQLYEAIDEALQYGDEATFLKLTDDLRALQNQ, from the coding sequence ATGGAAAAGATGAGTATGATCTATGACGCTCTGCTGAGCCTGCACGCAGAAATGGTATTGGATCAGGCGCTTCGCGAGTTTCGGCTGAGACAGCTTTATGAAGCGATCGACGAGGCGCTCCAATACGGGGACGAAGCAACTTTCTTGAAGCTAACAGATGATTTGCGGGCACTGCAGAATCAGTAA
- the qcrB gene encoding menaquinol-cytochrome c reductase cytochrome b subunit, which yields MLKSVYNWIDERLDITPMWRDVADHEVPEHVNPAHHFSAFVYCFGGLTFFITVIQILSGMFLTMYFVPDIVNAYKSVDYLQHKVAFGVIVRGMHHWGASLVIVMMFLHTLRVFFTGSYKAPREMNWVVGMLIFFVMLGLGFTGYLLPWDNKAYYATKVGIQIAASVPYAGEYIATFLQGGDIVGAQTLTRFFALHVFFLPGALLALLGAHFFMIRKQGISGPL from the coding sequence ATGCTGAAAAGTGTTTATAACTGGATCGATGAACGTCTGGACATTACGCCGATGTGGAGAGATGTGGCGGATCATGAAGTGCCTGAGCACGTAAATCCGGCCCATCATTTTTCCGCGTTCGTGTACTGCTTCGGCGGCCTGACGTTTTTCATCACAGTCATTCAAATTTTGTCGGGTATGTTCCTGACGATGTACTTCGTGCCCGACATCGTCAATGCGTACAAGAGTGTTGATTATTTGCAGCACAAGGTAGCATTCGGCGTGATTGTACGCGGCATGCACCATTGGGGAGCAAGCTTGGTTATCGTCATGATGTTCCTGCATACGCTGCGCGTATTCTTTACAGGGTCGTACAAGGCGCCGCGCGAGATGAACTGGGTCGTCGGCATGCTGATTTTCTTCGTCATGCTGGGTCTGGGGTTCACCGGGTACCTGCTTCCTTGGGATAACAAGGCTTATTATGCAACGAAGGTCGGCATTCAGATTGCCGCGTCCGTGCCTTACGCAGGGGAGTACATAGCGACATTCCTGCAAGGCGGCGACATTGTCGGCGCGCAGACGCTCACCCGTTTCTTTGCGCTCCATGTCTTTTTCCTGCCCGGAGCATTGCTGGCATTGCTTGGCGCGCATTTCTTCATGATTCGCAAGCAAGGCATATCCGGACCACTCTAA
- a CDS encoding anti-sigma factor family protein, translating to MKCLEAQKSLGIYWDLLAQDPLRQQIDQHLAKCDSCRAEFEIWRESRDLIQIASREHEAIARKQETALSLSVMDRIYQDESWRMPVNERSYRWSARLRRNLNGIIAFCLALFIVSFFASVFDTESAEEVVLYGLKAPATAIIEADDGSVAAGRQSDSIKLLVASISEPTAIRMEAVPKDPNYYVAFSLLGLISALLIMNWLSRVRV from the coding sequence ATGAAGTGCTTGGAAGCGCAAAAATCACTAGGTATATATTGGGATCTCCTTGCTCAAGATCCGCTCCGTCAGCAGATCGATCAGCATCTGGCGAAGTGCGATTCTTGCCGGGCAGAATTTGAGATTTGGCGGGAAAGCCGCGATTTGATTCAAATCGCGTCCCGCGAGCATGAGGCCATTGCCAGGAAGCAAGAAACAGCCTTGTCCTTATCCGTTATGGATCGCATCTATCAGGACGAGTCGTGGCGCATGCCTGTAAACGAGCGTTCTTATCGCTGGTCTGCGCGTTTGCGACGAAATTTGAACGGAATCATTGCGTTTTGCCTGGCGCTGTTTATCGTAAGTTTCTTCGCATCGGTCTTCGATACGGAAAGTGCCGAGGAGGTTGTGCTGTACGGACTCAAGGCACCAGCTACCGCTATAATCGAGGCAGATGACGGATCGGTTGCGGCAGGCCGGCAATCCGACTCGATCAAGCTGCTCGTAGCCAGCATCAGCGAACCGACGGCCATCCGAATGGAAGCTGTCCCCAAAGACCCGAATTACTACGTTGCCTTTTCTCTGCTTGGCTTGATCAGCGCCTTGCTCATCATGAACTGGCTCTCGAGAGTTCGCGTGTGA
- a CDS encoding prephenate dehydrogenase, whose amino-acid sequence MTKVAIFGVGLIGGSLALCLKGKPGLRVAGHSNNPASVDKYLKRGVVDEATTSMEEAARDADFIFLCVPVGCLEDYLQKLNGMRLKPGCIISDVGSTKRTVMDAAKSLHWENVHFIGGHPMAGKEQSGVEAATSHLFENAFYVLTPDESTPALEVERLEQLLAHTRAHIVKMAPAQHDDIVGAVSHLPHVIAVALVNQVADYNEENDLYERLAAGGFRDITRIASSDPIIWRDILLNNRSVVLRLLEDWKERMDGFIDMLNKEDGAGIESEFMKAGSFRNALPERRKGVIHSTFDVYVDVPDHPGVVGEIAGQLGSRQINLSNIQIMESRLDVPGVMRLSFREEEQLDRAVEVLKELGYSLHF is encoded by the coding sequence GTGACAAAAGTAGCCATTTTTGGCGTCGGCCTGATCGGCGGCTCGCTTGCCTTGTGCTTGAAGGGCAAGCCGGGCCTCCGGGTGGCAGGCCATTCGAATAATCCGGCATCTGTGGACAAATATTTGAAGCGCGGTGTGGTGGATGAGGCGACGACATCGATGGAGGAAGCTGCGCGAGATGCCGATTTTATCTTTCTCTGTGTGCCGGTCGGCTGTCTGGAAGACTATCTTCAAAAATTGAACGGCATGCGGCTAAAGCCGGGATGCATCATCAGCGATGTAGGCAGTACAAAAAGAACGGTGATGGATGCTGCCAAGTCGCTGCATTGGGAGAATGTGCATTTCATCGGGGGACATCCGATGGCAGGCAAGGAGCAGTCGGGCGTCGAGGCCGCAACATCGCACCTGTTCGAGAATGCGTTCTATGTGCTTACACCGGACGAATCGACGCCTGCCCTAGAAGTGGAGCGCTTGGAGCAGCTGCTTGCCCACACCCGCGCCCATATTGTCAAGATGGCGCCAGCTCAGCATGATGATATCGTGGGCGCAGTCAGTCATCTTCCTCATGTCATTGCCGTGGCGCTTGTCAATCAGGTTGCAGATTACAACGAGGAGAATGACCTCTATGAGCGTCTAGCAGCTGGAGGCTTTCGGGACATCACGCGCATTGCATCGAGCGACCCGATTATTTGGCGCGACATCTTGCTTAACAACCGCTCCGTTGTGCTTCGCCTGCTTGAGGATTGGAAGGAGAGAATGGACGGGTTCATCGACATGCTGAACAAGGAGGACGGCGCTGGAATAGAGTCGGAGTTCATGAAGGCGGGGAGCTTTCGGAACGCTCTGCCGGAGCGGCGCAAGGGAGTCATTCACTCTACCTTTGATGTATATGTGGATGTCCCGGATCATCCCGGCGTAGTTGGTGAAATTGCCGGCCAGCTGGGCAGCCGCCAGATCAACTTGAGCAACATCCAAATTATGGAGAGTCGCCTTGACGTACCGGGAGTGATGCGGTTGTCCTTCCGGGAGGAAGAACAGCTGGATCGGGCTGTTGAAGTGCTGAAAGAACTGGGGTATTCGCTGCATTTCTAA
- a CDS encoding DUF2487 family protein, with protein MKFSDLDEQQWNELKPYLDTCVIPVTGLSGAEAPWQAVEGLERLRDWLDLVEQPFKGRIVTYPAMHYRMSDWEQTAAAVDELSRQLKQEQFRYVMVMSAMPWPKHIRCGAVDLHIDANVDESGNDLSGTVQEKVREMWNKKLPEDEC; from the coding sequence ATGAAGTTTAGCGATTTGGATGAACAGCAATGGAATGAACTGAAGCCGTATCTCGATACATGTGTCATTCCGGTAACGGGACTGAGCGGGGCAGAAGCGCCGTGGCAGGCTGTTGAGGGCTTGGAGCGACTGAGGGATTGGTTGGACTTGGTGGAACAGCCCTTCAAGGGAAGGATCGTGACGTATCCGGCTATGCATTACAGAATGAGCGATTGGGAGCAAACCGCGGCCGCTGTGGACGAGCTCAGCCGTCAGCTCAAGCAGGAGCAGTTCCGCTATGTCATGGTCATGTCCGCGATGCCGTGGCCAAAGCATATCCGCTGCGGTGCAGTAGATTTGCACATAGACGCGAATGTGGACGAATCGGGAAATGATTTGTCGGGAACCGTGCAGGAGAAAGTCAGGGAAATGTGGAATAAAAAGCTACCAGAGGACGAATGCTAA
- a CDS encoding c-type cytochrome, translated as MAHQPHDPNEKVVYVGDSRVRKYEKNNIPRDYSAYPGKSEAFVPNFLLKEWMVGAVVMVGYMMLVISHPSPLGYPADPTNTSFIPMPDWYFLFLYQLLKYPYAADSFILLGTLVIPGLAFGGLLLAPFLDTGKERRFYRRPIASSLMLLSIIAVGYLTVVSWQHYQHELEVNGIIPEHIKRHDELLAAIEAGRPAPTPGQEPELAAIVDKDDEGFQIYQRSTCMTCHGDELKGMPPQLPTLRGIGDKYSKEELLAIIEGGIGTMPAQYQQNLDQGLTDADIDLLADWLARQKSDAGAEVEEG; from the coding sequence TTGGCTCACCAACCGCATGATCCGAATGAAAAAGTCGTCTATGTTGGCGACTCGCGCGTACGCAAGTACGAGAAAAATAATATCCCACGCGATTATTCCGCATATCCGGGGAAATCGGAAGCTTTCGTTCCGAACTTTCTGCTGAAGGAATGGATGGTTGGCGCGGTCGTCATGGTCGGTTACATGATGCTCGTTATTTCGCATCCATCGCCGTTAGGCTATCCGGCAGATCCGACGAATACTTCCTTTATTCCTATGCCGGACTGGTATTTCCTTTTCCTGTATCAGCTCTTGAAATATCCGTATGCGGCAGACAGCTTCATCCTGCTTGGCACCCTGGTCATTCCGGGGCTTGCTTTCGGCGGTCTGTTGCTGGCCCCTTTCCTGGATACTGGGAAAGAACGCCGCTTCTACCGCCGTCCGATCGCATCTTCGCTGATGCTGCTTTCTATTATTGCCGTTGGCTACCTGACAGTTGTTTCTTGGCAGCATTACCAGCATGAGTTGGAAGTGAACGGTATCATTCCCGAGCATATCAAGCGTCATGATGAACTGCTTGCCGCGATTGAAGCCGGCCGCCCGGCACCGACGCCAGGTCAAGAACCGGAGCTCGCTGCGATTGTTGACAAGGACGACGAGGGCTTCCAGATTTATCAGCGGTCGACTTGTATGACTTGTCACGGAGACGAGCTGAAGGGCATGCCGCCTCAATTGCCGACACTGCGAGGGATTGGCGACAAGTATTCGAAGGAAGAATTGCTCGCCATTATTGAAGGGGGCATCGGGACTATGCCCGCCCAATATCAACAAAACCTTGATCAAGGCTTGACTGATGCAGACATTGATCTGTTGGCCGACTGGCTTGCCAGACAGAAGAGCGACGCCGGTGCCGAGGTTGAAGAAGGCTAA
- the trpA gene encoding tryptophan synthase subunit alpha — protein MESTKVNNAIDEAFAASRKRGEALFMPFLTVGDPEPAATIEILKVLEECGAGMVELGVPYSDPLADGPVIQRASERALRHRITIRQCIAIAKEAREAGVTIPFILFSYYNPVLQTGIELVMQEAAEAGISGLIIPDLPHEEDGPAREACAKHGLHLIPLVAPTSEQRIQRIVSKASGFIYCVSSLGVTGMRAQFHDGIDQFLNTVKQAASLPIAIGFGISNAEQFKRFSGICDGIVVGSAIVHQIEKSAPLLDSVAERERGLEQIREFVLQLRGQ, from the coding sequence ATGGAGTCCACTAAGGTGAACAATGCAATCGACGAGGCATTTGCCGCCAGCAGGAAGCGGGGAGAAGCGCTGTTCATGCCTTTTCTCACCGTGGGCGATCCTGAACCGGCTGCAACCATTGAAATTCTGAAAGTGCTGGAAGAGTGCGGGGCAGGCATGGTAGAGCTAGGTGTGCCTTATTCGGATCCTCTGGCCGATGGCCCGGTCATTCAACGCGCTTCGGAACGGGCGCTCCGCCACCGGATCACGATCCGCCAGTGCATCGCTATCGCCAAGGAAGCAAGGGAAGCAGGCGTCACCATTCCGTTTATTTTGTTCAGTTACTATAATCCGGTGCTGCAGACCGGGATCGAGCTTGTGATGCAGGAAGCGGCAGAGGCCGGCATCAGCGGGCTGATTATTCCGGACCTGCCGCATGAGGAGGACGGCCCTGCCCGCGAGGCTTGCGCCAAGCATGGGCTGCACCTCATTCCGCTCGTAGCCCCTACCTCGGAGCAGCGGATTCAGCGGATCGTCTCCAAGGCGTCCGGATTTATATACTGTGTCTCATCATTGGGCGTAACGGGCATGCGCGCCCAGTTCCATGACGGCATCGACCAGTTTCTGAACACGGTCAAGCAAGCTGCGTCACTGCCGATCGCAATCGGCTTTGGCATCTCCAATGCGGAGCAATTCAAGCGCTTCTCCGGAATCTGTGACGGTATTGTGGTCGGAAGTGCAATCGTGCATCAGATTGAAAAATCGGCGCCGCTGCTGGATTCGGTCGCGGAACGCGAGCGAGGGCTAGAGCAAATTCGAGAGTTTGTTCTGCAGCTAAGAGGACAGTAA
- the trpC gene encoding indole-3-glycerol phosphate synthase TrpC has translation MFLDRIVATKKQEVEQLKASKPRLADWEPQLRDWKPCRGFEHALTQGRRRDIGLIAEVKKASPSKGLIREDFDPVALARTYEQAQADCISVLTDRQYFQGANEYLTRVSEAVAVPLLRKDFIIDPLQIYEARAIGADAILLIAAILTKQQMADFLREARSLGMDVLVEVHDSAELEQVLELDATLIGINNRDLRTFHTDLQTTEKLIGQIRKEATVVSESGIAAPQDLQYLKQIGAQAVLIGEHFMRQPDVGQAVRDLMEGRA, from the coding sequence ATGTTTCTTGATCGGATTGTCGCAACCAAAAAGCAGGAAGTGGAGCAGTTGAAGGCGAGCAAGCCCAGGCTTGCCGATTGGGAACCGCAATTGCGGGATTGGAAGCCTTGCCGGGGCTTCGAACATGCGCTGACTCAGGGACGCCGTCGGGACATTGGCTTGATTGCCGAAGTGAAGAAGGCATCCCCGTCCAAAGGGCTGATCCGCGAAGATTTCGATCCGGTAGCACTGGCCCGCACCTATGAGCAAGCGCAGGCGGATTGCATCTCGGTATTGACGGATCGCCAATATTTCCAAGGCGCCAATGAATATTTGACGCGTGTATCCGAAGCGGTAGCCGTACCTTTGCTGCGCAAGGATTTTATCATTGATCCGCTGCAGATTTATGAAGCGCGTGCTATCGGCGCGGACGCCATATTGCTTATTGCGGCTATTCTGACGAAGCAGCAGATGGCCGACTTCCTGCGCGAAGCCCGGAGCTTGGGCATGGATGTGCTCGTTGAGGTGCATGACAGCGCGGAGCTGGAGCAGGTGCTGGAGCTGGACGCGACCTTGATCGGCATCAATAACCGAGATTTGCGTACGTTTCATACTGATCTGCAGACTACCGAAAAGCTGATCGGGCAAATCCGCAAGGAGGCAACGGTTGTCAGCGAAAGCGGCATCGCTGCTCCCCAGGATCTGCAGTACTTGAAACAGATCGGAGCCCAGGCGGTTTTGATAGGCGAGCATTTCATGCGGCAGCCGGATGTCGGGCAGGCGGTTCGCGACCTGATGGAGGGGCGGGCATGA
- a CDS encoding RNA polymerase sigma factor, which produces MTDSQLIREIKDGNVQSYAKLIDRYERKILAFIYHMLKSAGMEMVAEDLCQETFYKAYRSLNSFREAEASFSTWLYTIARNTVLSELRKQKSYKVSLEDSGYTPLAPADTLPEATALRNEKVVMVRKAINNLPEKQRSALILREYEQLDYQEIANILGQTVSSVKSLLFRARASVKSQLEPYLLEPIFGEVEGMNQR; this is translated from the coding sequence ATGACCGATTCCCAACTCATACGCGAGATCAAAGATGGAAATGTGCAATCTTATGCGAAACTAATCGATCGTTACGAGCGCAAGATCCTCGCCTTTATCTATCACATGCTGAAAAGCGCGGGCATGGAGATGGTTGCGGAAGATTTGTGCCAGGAAACGTTCTACAAGGCGTATCGCAGCCTGAATTCCTTTCGCGAAGCGGAGGCTTCCTTTTCAACATGGCTGTATACGATTGCAAGAAATACGGTGTTAAGCGAGCTGCGGAAGCAGAAAAGCTATAAAGTATCATTGGAAGACAGCGGATATACGCCGTTAGCTCCGGCTGATACGTTGCCGGAGGCCACAGCGCTCCGTAACGAGAAGGTTGTCATGGTGCGCAAGGCTATCAACAACCTGCCCGAGAAGCAGCGTTCGGCGCTCATTTTGCGGGAATATGAGCAATTGGATTACCAGGAGATTGCGAATATTCTTGGGCAGACGGTCAGTTCGGTGAAATCGCTGCTGTTTCGGGCAAGGGCTAGTGTGAAATCTCAGCTCGAGCCTTATCTGCTTGAACCGATATTCGGCGAAGTTGAAGGGATGAATCAACGATGA
- the trpB gene encoding tryptophan synthase subunit beta, whose translation MKQWPDEHGRFGQFGGRYVPETLMNALMELEDAYRRYSAEPDFQEEIRYLLREYSGRQTPLYYAKRLTEELGGAKIYLKREDLNHTGAHKINNAIGQAVLAKRMGKTKIIAETGAGQHGVASATVAALLGLECKVFMGEEDMRRQKLNVFRMRLLGAEVVPVTSGTRTLKDACNETLRYWVSHVQDTYYILGSATGPHPYPMIVRDFQRIIGDETKAQILELEGRLPDAIVACVGGGSNAIGMFYPFVEDQAVRLIGVEAAGHGVDTEQHAATMSKGSHGVFQGSFSYLLQDEYGQVLPAHSISAGLDYPGIGPEHSYLKDAERAEYVPATDEEALDGVQLLSRTEGIIPALESAHAIAYAAKLAPQMGKDELLVVNLSGRGDKDVEAIMEHLGGSADGVH comes from the coding sequence ATGAAGCAATGGCCGGACGAGCACGGACGATTTGGCCAATTCGGCGGCCGCTACGTGCCCGAGACGTTAATGAATGCGCTCATGGAGCTTGAAGACGCATATCGCCGCTATTCGGCGGAGCCGGATTTTCAGGAAGAAATCCGTTATTTGCTGCGGGAATATTCAGGCCGCCAGACGCCGCTGTACTACGCGAAGCGGCTGACAGAGGAACTGGGCGGCGCCAAGATTTACTTGAAACGAGAGGATTTGAACCATACAGGCGCACACAAGATCAACAATGCGATTGGTCAGGCAGTGCTGGCCAAGCGTATGGGAAAAACGAAAATCATTGCCGAGACCGGCGCCGGGCAGCATGGAGTAGCTTCGGCTACGGTAGCTGCCTTGCTTGGACTGGAATGCAAGGTGTTCATGGGCGAGGAAGACATGCGCCGCCAAAAGCTGAACGTCTTCCGCATGCGCTTGCTTGGCGCTGAGGTCGTACCGGTCACTTCCGGCACGCGCACCTTGAAGGATGCCTGCAACGAGACGCTTCGCTACTGGGTCAGCCACGTGCAGGATACGTATTATATTTTGGGCTCGGCAACAGGCCCGCATCCATATCCTATGATCGTGCGCGACTTTCAGCGCATCATCGGCGATGAGACGAAAGCGCAAATTCTTGAGCTGGAAGGCCGCCTGCCTGATGCAATCGTCGCTTGCGTAGGCGGAGGCAGCAATGCCATCGGCATGTTTTACCCGTTCGTTGAGGATCAGGCGGTTCGCTTGATCGGTGTGGAAGCAGCCGGACACGGGGTCGATACGGAACAGCATGCGGCCACGATGTCGAAAGGCTCGCACGGGGTGTTCCAGGGCTCCTTCAGCTACTTGCTTCAAGACGAATACGGCCAAGTGCTGCCGGCTCATTCGATTTCCGCCGGTCTCGATTATCCGGGGATTGGTCCGGAGCATTCCTATCTGAAGGATGCCGAGCGAGCCGAATACGTGCCCGCAACCGACGAGGAAGCGCTCGATGGCGTGCAGCTGCTGAGCCGGACCGAAGGCATTATCCCTGCTTTGGAAAGCGCCCATGCTATCGCTTATGCGGCGAAGCTCGCGCCGCAGATGGGCAAGGACGAGCTGCTGGTCGTCAATTTGTCCGGACGCGGGGACAAGGACGTCGAGGCGATTATGGAGCATTTGGGAGGTAGTGCGGATGGAGTCCACTAA